AATGTTCACCACGAAACATACAGGTATTTTCGCTCCCCAACCACAACAACTACTCTAGATTGACAAGTGAAAACAGCGAGACGAaaagggaagaggaggaggaggaggacgcgtaCTGGTGGCGCCGACGAAGGCGAGGAGGAAGTAGAAGCCGAAGAGCGTGAGCCCCGGCGCCGTCTTGGACCGGGTCATGAAGTAGAGGAACCCCAGGTAGGGGAACAGCGACACGGCGAAGAGCTGCGACGCGATGCTCTGGGAGTCCACGCCGGGCGCCCACGGGTCCACGGGGAGCAGCCCGCACCGCACCGCCGCGCTCCgtcccctcctcctcgccgccggcgctCTCCATTTGGGGAGAAGGACGCGCCCGAGGAGGTAGCTGCTGCCGGGACGCGCGGCGGGGAGCGGCCGCGCCGGCGCGcggcaggcggcggtggcggccagcATTTCGGCGCGGGGAAGGAAGGGCGAGCTCCCTCCGTTTGGGTGGCTCGCGTTGCTCTCCGGGGGGATGACGCCCGGAAATGGGCTGGCCCGTAAGCCCAGCGCCAAAGCTGGCCAAGTGGGCCTTGGGCCGCATGCCAGCCCATGAGGACGCGTGCTCGGCCTGTCGCAGGCCGGGCCTATACGGCGCGTAGGTCGCCGCGTAGCGCCGTGGCGCGTACCCCCTTGCTCGCTGCTGTTTCTATGAGCCGGCCCATTTAGGGGTTAACCCcaaccggttttgggaaggttctagaaccttccctgaaccgggtttttgtttttcttttttttgttttttctgttttcctttcattttttctttagttttattttttcatttttattcttgTTTTTCAATTTCCGAAAATCTATTAATTCGCGATTTGTTTCTAAAACCGTTTTTTTGAATGATGAACATTTACTAAATCGTTActcttaaatcatgaacatttttttgaaactgtgaacatttttaaaaaactCACGAACATGTTTTTTCAAATCGTGAACACTTTTTTGTAGAAATTTGTGAAAATTCTCTTAAGCCATGAACATGTTtttcaaatcatgaacatttttttgaaatagtGAACATTTTAAAATTAAAGACtactttttcaaaatcatgaacatttttttcaaattcgtgaacataaTTGGAATtagcgaacatttttttgaatcgtgaacattttttccaaattcgtgaacatttttcaaattagcGAATATTCGTTTGAATGTTTtttaattatgaacattttttaagtttgtgaacatttttttacaaaTTCGTGAACAGTTTATGAATTCCAGAGCATTTTTCTGTAATtatgatttatttattttgaaagcATGATTGGTTTATTAAAATTAGCAACTTTTTAAATATCCCGAATTattgaaaaaaaggaaaacaaaaaactgAAGAAGAAAGGAAACAGGCAGCGTCCCGACCCGCATATGGGCCGGCCCAGAAGGGGGCGAAGGGGGAGCGGGGGGTGCGCGCTCGCTGCGTTCCCGGCGCCTTATGCGCCCTATAGGAGCTCCCGCCTGGCCCGGCATGGATATAAACGAGCCATGCCTGGCTGCGAGGGCAGGCCCATGTGCCGACACGACATgtctttttttttttacttttttatatAGGGAGAAAAAGCCCAAATAGCATAAAAAGCCCATTAGGCCGAAACACATGGGCCAAATGTGCCGCGGGCTGGCCCTTTCACTAGAGGGGCCATGCCTAGGCTTGAGGGTCCGTCACGCGGGCCAGCACGCCACAACCCCGTTAGTAAACGTGTCGTGGTGCTCCCTCCGTTTGGGTGGCTCGCGTTGCTCTCCGGGGGATGACGCCCGGAAATGGGCTGGCCCGTAAGCCCAACGCTTGGTCACGCTCATCACGTGTCAGTATTTTTCATTGCCTCAAAAAAAGTATCAGTATTTTTTCAGTATATATAAAGAAATTCCAATTATTTTACCCCTCCATTCAACACTTAAACCAATGCTAGCACTGCCACGGAGTTCATTAGAATTAAAATGTACACCATCTGTTTTATAATGCGGTGCATATAATTTTCTTTAAGTCAAGGTTTACAAACTTTGATCAGGTCTGTGGAGAAAAATCCACATCTAAAATATCATATCATTAGATACatcatgaaatgtattttcatatatataaatcttgtttttataaatttgtgtcaaagtttgtaaagtttgacttttaCGAAGGATCTATATACACTACTTAATGAATCAGAGAGAGTATTTTAGAGCACCTACAGCCGGATTTGGCACATCCGATCCC
This DNA window, taken from Triticum aestivum cultivar Chinese Spring chromosome 1D, IWGSC CS RefSeq v2.1, whole genome shotgun sequence, encodes the following:
- the LOC123183205 gene encoding uncharacterized protein isoform X1: MLAATAACRAPARPLPAARPGSSYLLGRVLLPKWRAPAARRRGRSAAVRCGLLPVDPWAPGVDSQSIASQLFAVSLFPYLGFLYFMTRSKTAPGLTLFGFYFLLAFVGATIPAGIYAKVHYGTSLSNVDLLHGTAESLLTLTNLFIVLGLRGALRNLDKAEESSPEAPQDSKEKSSV
- the LOC123183205 gene encoding uncharacterized protein isoform X2 — translated: MLAATAACRAPARPLPAARPGSSYLLGRVLLPKWRAPAARRRGRSAAVRCGLLPVDPWAPGVDSQSIASQLFAVSLFPYLGFLYFMTRSKTAPGLTLFGFYFLLAFVGATTKVHYGTSLSNVDLLHGTAESLLTLTNLFIVLGLRGALRNLDKAEESSPEAPQDSKEKSSV